In Stigmatopora nigra isolate UIUO_SnigA chromosome 11, RoL_Snig_1.1, whole genome shotgun sequence, the following proteins share a genomic window:
- the pnkd gene encoding putative hydrolase PNKD, with protein MAFPGWFSLITLTASFLSLCLLFQFRRPVKLFWRKSFSTIMARTEKPLFRMAYTLYTKTRLGYMFYKRQMKKARERYPTGHSTGLPMELSGMKIIPIPVLSDNYSYLIIDTTSNVAAVVDPADPQTVQEVLKEEGVTLEAILCTHKHWDHSGGNKLLQRLHNSCRVYGNAADNIPALTHPLSHEDCVMVGSLRFTALFTPGHTVGHMIYLLDGRALGAPSSLFSGDLVFLSGCGRMFEGSATTMLSSLDTVCSLNDQTFLWPGHEYAMDNLLFAAEVEPRNAARENKYQWVLKQRGQKLCTCPSTVGDEKAYNPFLRSHCPELHLALGLHQFEDEDWTLFRARVLEQLRKRKDHYNKR; from the exons ATGGCGTTTCCTGGCTGGTTTTCTCTGATAACTCTAACTGCGTCTTTCCTCTCGCTATGTTTACTATTCCAATTCAGACGCCCTGTGAagctattttggaggaaatctTTTAGCACGATAATGGCTCGCACAGAGAAGCCTCTTTTCCGGATGGC GTACACGCTCTACACCAAGACCAGGCTTGGTTACATGTTTTACAAGAGGCAAATGAAGAAAGCCCGGGAACGCTACCCAACTGGACACTCTACTGGTTTACCAATGGAACTAAGTG GTATGAAAATTATTCCCATCCCTGTCCTGTCAGACAACTACAGCTATCTTATAATTGACACCACGTCCAACGTTGCAGCAGTTGTAGACCCAGCAGACCCCCAAACTGTTCAG GAAGTCCTAAAGGAGGAGGGAGTGACGCTAGAAGCTATTCTCTGTACACACAAGCATTG GGATCACAGTGGGGGAAACAAATTGCTCCAAAGGCTTCATAACTCATGTAGAGTTTATGGAAATGCAGCTGATAACATTCCTGCTCTGACCCA cCCTCTTTCACACGAGGACTGCGTAATGGTCGGGTCTTTACGCTTTACGGCCCTCTTCACGCCAGGACACACAGTGGGCCACATGATTTACCTGCTGGATGGACGGGCATTGGGTGCTCCCTCCAGTCTTTTCTCTGGTGACCTGGTTTTCCTCTCAGGATGCG gGAGGATGTTTGAAGGCAGTGCAACCACAATGCTGTCTTCACTTGACACTGTCTGCTCCTTAAATGATCAAACCTTTCTTTGGCCTG GTCACGAGTATGCAATGGACAATCTGCTGTTCGCTGCTGAAGTGGAGCCCCGCAATGCTGCCAGGGAAAACAAATATCAGTGGGTGCTGAAGCAACGAGGGCAAAAGCTGTGCACG TGTCCTTCAACTGTTGGAGATGAGAAGGCGTACAATCCTTTCCTTCGCAGCCACTGTCCAGAGCTCCATCTGGCACTGGGACTCCACCAATTTGAGGACGAGGACTGGACTTTGTTCCGAGCTCGAGTCCTAGAGCAGCTACGCAAGCGTAAAGATCATTACAACAAGAGATGA
- the gmppaa gene encoding mannose-1-phosphate guanylyltransferase regulatory subunit alpha-A isoform X1, which produces MLKAVILIGGPQKGTRFRPLSFEVPKPLFPVAGVPMLGHHIEACAKVPNMKEILLIGFYQPNEELTRFLVNAQQEFKISIRYLQEYAALGTGGGIYHFRDQIIAGGPQAFFVLNADVCAAFPLTEMLSFQKEHGETSSFVILGTTANRKQSLNYGCIVENEETNEVLHYVEKPSTFVSDIINCGIYLFNPEIFQHIGAVFQKNQQDMMMFPYDGEEMNNGWHRAEAIRLEQDIFTALAGQSKLYVYKTHKFWSQIKSAGSAIYASRLYLNQYHKTHPERLASNKEGGPKISGNVYIHPTANIDPTAVLGPNVSIGTGVTIGAGVRVRESIILHGATLQDHCCVLNSIVGWDSTIGKWARVEGTPSDPNPNDPYAKIDSETLFREGKLTPSITILGCNVSIPREVIILNSIVLPHKDLNRSFKNQIIL; this is translated from the exons ATGCTTAAGGCAGTTATTTTAATAGGCGGGCCTCAGAAAG gCACAAGGTTCCGACCATTATCATTTGAAGTCCCCAAACCTTTATTTCCAGTAGCTGGTGTGCCCATGCTTGGCCATCACATTGAAGCATGTGCCAAG gtCCCAAATATGAAGGAAATCCTGCTCATCGGCTTTTACCAGCCTAATGAAGAACTCACTAGATTCCTTGTTAATGCCCAGCAAGAATTCAAAATTTCCATAAG GTATTTGCAAGAATATGCCGCTCTGGGTACTGGAGGGGGCATCTATCACTTCAGAGATCAAATCATCGCTGGTGGCCCTCAGGCTTTCTTTGTTCTTAATGCCGATGTGTGCGCAGCCTTTCCTTTAACAGAGATGCTCAGCTTCCAGAAAGAACATGGAGAAACAAGTAGTTTTGTCATCCTCGGAACAACG GCAAATAGGAAACAGTCCCTGAATTATGGTTGCATAGTTGAAAATGAAGAAACAAATGAG GTGTTACATTATGTGGAGAAACCCAGCACGtttgtgagcgacatcatcaacTGTGGTATCTACCTCTTTAATCCGGAGATCTTCCAGCATATTGGAGCGGTTTTCCAGAAAAATCAACAAGACATGATGAT GTTTCCATATGATGG GGAGGAGATGAACAACGGCTGGCACCGAGCAGAAGCCATCCGGTTGGAGCAGGACATTTTCACTGCCCTGGCTGGACAGAGCAAACTCTATGTgtataaaacacacaaattctggaGCCAGATAAAATCAGCAGG GTCTGCAATTTATGCAAGCAGGTTATACCTCAACCAGTATCACAAAACTCATCCGGAAAGGCTAGCCTCTAACAAAGAAGGAGGCCCTAAAATAAGTG GTAATGTTTATATCCACCCGACTGCCAACATTGACCCCACTGCTGTG TTGGGTCCAAATGTCTCCATTGGCACAGGAGTTACCATTGGTGCTGGGGTTAGGGTGCGTGAATCCATTATCCTGCATGGTGCAACTCTACAG gACCATTGCTGTGTCTTAAACAGCATTGTAGGATGGGATAGCACAATTGGCAAATGGGCACGAGTAGAAGGAACGCCAAGTGACCCCAACCCAAATGATCCATATGCAAAAATCGACAGCGAGACCCTCTTCAGAGAAGGAAAACTCACCCCGTCCATCACTATTCTcg GTTGTAACGTGTCCATTCCCAGAGAAGTGATAATCCTCAACTCTATTGTCCTGCCACACAAAGACCTCAACCGCAGCTTCAAGAACCAAATTATTCTTTAG
- the gmppaa gene encoding mannose-1-phosphate guanylyltransferase regulatory subunit alpha-A isoform X2: MLKAVILIGGPQKGTRFRPLSFEVPKPLFPVAGVPMLGHHIEACAKVPNMKEILLIGFYQPNEELTRFLVNAQQEFKISIRYLQEYAALGTGGGIYHFRDQIIAGGPQAFFVLNADVCAAFPLTEMLSFQKEHGETSSFVILGTTANRKQSLNYGCIVENEETNEVLHYVEKPSTFVSDIINCGIYLFNPEIFQHIGAVFQKNQQDMMMEEMNNGWHRAEAIRLEQDIFTALAGQSKLYVYKTHKFWSQIKSAGSAIYASRLYLNQYHKTHPERLASNKEGGPKISGNVYIHPTANIDPTAVLGPNVSIGTGVTIGAGVRVRESIILHGATLQDHCCVLNSIVGWDSTIGKWARVEGTPSDPNPNDPYAKIDSETLFREGKLTPSITILGCNVSIPREVIILNSIVLPHKDLNRSFKNQIIL; the protein is encoded by the exons ATGCTTAAGGCAGTTATTTTAATAGGCGGGCCTCAGAAAG gCACAAGGTTCCGACCATTATCATTTGAAGTCCCCAAACCTTTATTTCCAGTAGCTGGTGTGCCCATGCTTGGCCATCACATTGAAGCATGTGCCAAG gtCCCAAATATGAAGGAAATCCTGCTCATCGGCTTTTACCAGCCTAATGAAGAACTCACTAGATTCCTTGTTAATGCCCAGCAAGAATTCAAAATTTCCATAAG GTATTTGCAAGAATATGCCGCTCTGGGTACTGGAGGGGGCATCTATCACTTCAGAGATCAAATCATCGCTGGTGGCCCTCAGGCTTTCTTTGTTCTTAATGCCGATGTGTGCGCAGCCTTTCCTTTAACAGAGATGCTCAGCTTCCAGAAAGAACATGGAGAAACAAGTAGTTTTGTCATCCTCGGAACAACG GCAAATAGGAAACAGTCCCTGAATTATGGTTGCATAGTTGAAAATGAAGAAACAAATGAG GTGTTACATTATGTGGAGAAACCCAGCACGtttgtgagcgacatcatcaacTGTGGTATCTACCTCTTTAATCCGGAGATCTTCCAGCATATTGGAGCGGTTTTCCAGAAAAATCAACAAGACATGATGAT GGAGGAGATGAACAACGGCTGGCACCGAGCAGAAGCCATCCGGTTGGAGCAGGACATTTTCACTGCCCTGGCTGGACAGAGCAAACTCTATGTgtataaaacacacaaattctggaGCCAGATAAAATCAGCAGG GTCTGCAATTTATGCAAGCAGGTTATACCTCAACCAGTATCACAAAACTCATCCGGAAAGGCTAGCCTCTAACAAAGAAGGAGGCCCTAAAATAAGTG GTAATGTTTATATCCACCCGACTGCCAACATTGACCCCACTGCTGTG TTGGGTCCAAATGTCTCCATTGGCACAGGAGTTACCATTGGTGCTGGGGTTAGGGTGCGTGAATCCATTATCCTGCATGGTGCAACTCTACAG gACCATTGCTGTGTCTTAAACAGCATTGTAGGATGGGATAGCACAATTGGCAAATGGGCACGAGTAGAAGGAACGCCAAGTGACCCCAACCCAAATGATCCATATGCAAAAATCGACAGCGAGACCCTCTTCAGAGAAGGAAAACTCACCCCGTCCATCACTATTCTcg GTTGTAACGTGTCCATTCCCAGAGAAGTGATAATCCTCAACTCTATTGTCCTGCCACACAAAGACCTCAACCGCAGCTTCAAGAACCAAATTATTCTTTAG